In one Choloepus didactylus isolate mChoDid1 chromosome 1, mChoDid1.pri, whole genome shotgun sequence genomic region, the following are encoded:
- the LOC119531379 gene encoding olfactory receptor 5K3-like, whose amino-acid sequence MTEDNQSMTTEFILTGFTDRQELKILLFVMFFAIYLITMVGNLGLVALIYMEHHLHTSMYIFLGNLALMDSCCSCAITPKMLENFFSKDRMISLYECMAQLYFLCLAETTDCFLLAAMAYDRYVAICSPLQYHTRMSKKLCIQMLSGAYIGGSLHPTIHVGFLFRLTFCGSHQINHFFCDIFPLYKLSCVDPYINKLMVFIFVGSIAAFSMTIVIISYLCILYTIFKMKSKEGRGKALSTCASHFLSVSMFSGSLLFVYIQPSSVKKENKNTIVSIFYTLIIPLINPFIYSLRNKEVINAVKRIMKNKSWNILKQISAPVSN is encoded by the coding sequence ATGACTGAAGATAACCAGTCAATGACAACGGAATTTATCCTCACAGGATTTACTGATCGACAAGAGCTgaagatccttctgtttgtgatgTTCTTTGCCATATATCTGATCACTATGGTGGGGAATCTTGGTTTGGTTGCATTGATTTATATGGAGCATCATCTTCACACATCGATGTACATCTTTCTGGGCAACCTGGCTCTGATGGATTCCTGCTGTTCTTGTGCTATTACCCCCAAGATGTTAGAGAACTTCTTTTCAAAAGACAGAATGATTTCCCTCTATGAATGCATGGCACaactttattttctctgtcttgcTGAAACTACAGACTGCTTTCTTCTGGCAGCAATGGCTTATGACCGATATGTGGCAATATGCAGCCCACTGCAGTACCACACCAGGATGTCGAAGAAACTCTGCATTCAGATGCTCTCAGGGGCGTACATAGGTGGAAGCTTGCATCCCACAATtcatgtagggtttctgtttaggttAACATTCTGTGGTTCTCATCAAATCAATCActttttttgtgatatttttccattatacAAACTTTCTTGTGTTGACCCCTATATCAATAAACTGATGGTATTTATCTTTGTAGGGTCAATTGCAGCCTTTAGTATGACCATAGTTATAATCAGTTACCTCTGCATCCTTTAcactattttcaaaatgaaatccaaagaaGGAAGAGGCAAAGCCTTATCAACTTGTGCATcccactttctctctgtctcaatgTTCTCTGGTTCTCTTCTTTTTGTGTATATTCAACCAAGttcagttaaaaaagaaaataaaaatacaattgtttctattttttatactCTAATAATTCCTTTAATAAACCCTTTTATTTATAGCCTGAGAAATAAGGAAGTAATAAATGCTGTGAAAAGAATTATGAAGAATAAATCTTGGAACATTCTGAAACAAATATCAGCTCCTGTATCAAACTGA